The following proteins come from a genomic window of Achromobacter sp. AONIH1:
- a CDS encoding ABC transporter substrate-binding protein — MKTILSSAALAASLALAGTAQAAAPLRISLTADIRSTEPGVNRDSNSDAVVLHIVEGLVAYGEDAEVRPLLAQSVDISPDGTTYTFTLRDGIRFHNGAPLTSADVLWSWQRDTAPATGWRCASEFDGRGAVKVLSVQAPDPRTVVYRLERPSSLFLATLARTDCGGTGIVHRDSVKPDGAWDKPIGTGPFMLTEWKRGEYIRLARYAGYANRDGKPDGYTGSKRPLVDEARFVIVPDDSTAKAALQRGDIDIIEDLSNSDVPVLRQDPNVRVAYAPVMSMTALLMQTRDPLLADPRLRQALAHAIDYAQLAAAVTEGLAQPNNSIVPLVSSYHGAAQRQGWQYDPALAARLARDAGYKGQELTILTTKRYPQSYNSAVIVQAMLQAAGFNARLSVLEWAAQLDRYNAGNYQLMTFPYSARLDAALNYEMVTGDKAKQPRKVWDNPEAARLIEAASAETDHGKRQAIFDQLHRLFLADAPSIPLYNGLDIGAFRSDIKGYRPWAVKKPRAWEVERSGS; from the coding sequence ATGAAGACCATCCTGTCCAGCGCCGCGCTGGCGGCCTCGCTGGCCCTGGCCGGCACGGCCCAGGCCGCCGCGCCGCTGCGCATCTCGCTCACCGCCGATATCCGCTCCACCGAGCCCGGCGTCAACCGCGACAGCAACAGCGACGCGGTCGTGCTGCACATCGTCGAAGGCCTGGTGGCCTACGGCGAGGACGCCGAGGTCCGCCCCCTGCTGGCGCAGTCGGTGGACATCAGCCCCGACGGCACGACCTACACCTTCACGCTGCGTGACGGCATCCGGTTCCACAACGGCGCGCCGCTGACGTCCGCCGACGTGCTCTGGTCCTGGCAGCGCGACACCGCGCCCGCCACCGGCTGGCGCTGCGCCAGCGAATTCGACGGCCGCGGCGCGGTCAAGGTGCTGTCGGTGCAGGCGCCGGATCCGCGCACGGTGGTGTACAGGCTGGAGCGCCCCAGCAGCCTGTTCCTGGCCACGCTGGCGCGCACCGACTGCGGCGGCACGGGCATCGTGCACCGGGACTCGGTCAAGCCGGACGGCGCCTGGGACAAGCCCATCGGCACCGGCCCCTTCATGCTGACCGAATGGAAACGCGGCGAGTACATCCGTCTGGCGCGCTACGCCGGCTACGCCAACCGCGACGGCAAGCCCGACGGCTATACGGGTTCCAAAAGACCGCTGGTCGACGAAGCGCGCTTCGTGATCGTGCCGGACGATTCCACCGCCAAGGCCGCCCTGCAGCGCGGCGACATCGACATCATCGAGGACCTGTCCAACAGCGACGTGCCAGTGCTGCGGCAGGATCCCAATGTGCGCGTCGCCTACGCGCCCGTGATGAGCATGACGGCGCTGCTGATGCAGACCCGCGATCCCCTGCTGGCCGATCCGCGCCTGCGGCAGGCGCTGGCGCACGCCATCGATTACGCGCAGCTGGCCGCCGCCGTGACCGAAGGCCTGGCCCAGCCCAATAATTCGATCGTGCCCCTGGTGTCGTCCTATCACGGCGCGGCGCAGCGCCAAGGCTGGCAATACGATCCCGCGCTGGCCGCCAGGCTGGCGCGCGATGCCGGCTACAAGGGCCAGGAGCTGACCATCCTGACGACCAAGCGCTATCCGCAGTCCTACAACTCGGCCGTCATCGTGCAGGCCATGCTGCAGGCGGCCGGATTCAACGCCAGGCTGTCGGTGCTGGAATGGGCCGCCCAGCTGGACCGCTACAACGCCGGCAACTACCAGCTGATGACCTTCCCCTACTCGGCCCGGCTCGACGCCGCGCTGAACTACGAGATGGTGACCGGCGACAAGGCCAAGCAGCCGCGCAAGGTCTGGGACAACCCCGAGGCCGCCAGGCTGATCGAGGCCGCCTCGGCGGAGACCGACCACGGCAAGCGGCAGGCGATCTTCGATCAGCTGCACCGCCTGTTCCTGGCCGACGCGCCCTCGATTCCGCTGTACAACGGCCTGGACATCGGCGCCTTCCGCAGCGACATCAAGGGCTACCGGCCCTGGGCGGTAAAGAAGCCGCGCGCCTGGGAAGTGGAGCGCAGCGGCTCCTAG
- a CDS encoding LysR family transcriptional regulator: MDNISALHVFVRAADARSFTAAGQQLGISASAVSKAIVRLEERLGVRLFHRSTRTINPTPEGALFLERCRRILHEMEAAEAELLQTRSEPRGKLRISLPSVGTLFMPKLGEFKRSHPGIELDIDYSDRLVDVIEEGFDAVIRSGEPGDSRLTARRLGACRKVIVGAPAYFEAAGWPREPQDLTRHACLLYRFPSTGKLDVWPLGRAPDEPALELPASMVTNTLDPQVCFAEQGLGIACVPEIAVREQLRQGRLVTVLDDYNKREMVFHVLWPSSRQLSPKIRAFVDFVAAELFAG; encoded by the coding sequence ATGGACAACATCAGCGCGCTGCACGTGTTCGTCCGTGCCGCGGATGCGCGCAGCTTCACGGCGGCGGGGCAGCAACTGGGCATTTCGGCATCAGCCGTCAGCAAGGCCATCGTGCGGCTGGAGGAACGGCTGGGCGTGCGCCTGTTCCACCGCTCCACCCGCACGATCAATCCGACGCCGGAAGGCGCGCTGTTCCTGGAGCGCTGCCGCCGCATCCTGCACGAAATGGAGGCCGCCGAGGCGGAGCTGCTGCAGACCCGCAGCGAGCCGCGCGGCAAGCTGCGCATCAGCCTGCCGTCGGTGGGCACGCTCTTCATGCCCAAGCTGGGGGAGTTCAAGCGCAGCCATCCGGGCATCGAGCTGGACATCGATTACTCGGACCGGCTGGTGGATGTGATCGAAGAGGGTTTCGACGCCGTCATCCGCAGCGGCGAGCCCGGCGATTCGCGCCTGACGGCCAGGCGGCTGGGCGCCTGTCGCAAGGTGATCGTGGGCGCGCCCGCCTATTTCGAGGCGGCGGGCTGGCCGCGCGAGCCCCAGGACCTGACGCGTCATGCCTGCCTGCTGTACCGCTTTCCCAGCACCGGCAAGCTGGATGTCTGGCCGCTGGGCCGCGCGCCGGACGAGCCGGCGCTGGAACTGCCCGCCAGCATGGTGACCAATACGCTGGACCCGCAGGTCTGCTTCGCCGAGCAGGGCCTGGGCATCGCCTGCGTGCCCGAGATCGCCGTGCGCGAGCAACTGCGGCAGGGCAGGCTGGTCACGGTGCTGGACGACTACAACAAGCGCGAGATGGTCTTTCACGTGCTGTGGCCGTCCAGCCGGCAGCTGTCGCCCAAGATCCGGGCTTTCGTGGATTTCGTCGCGGCGGAGTTGTTCGCCGGCTGA
- a CDS encoding MFS transporter: protein MTTMTARTAAHPEADKLPLAALLALAMTGFLALLTETLPAGMLLRISAGMGISETLAGQFVTLYAIGSVAAAVPLTTATQGWRRRPLLLAALAAILIFNTLTALTDSYIAALAARFLAGMAGGLIWGMLAGYARRLVADPLKGRALAIAGVGAPIALSLGVPLGTLLGDALGWRSAFGAISLLTLAVMAWILAKVPDFAGQPAGKRQGVGLVLRSPGLRPVLAVLVLWVLAHSILYTYVAPLLGPAGLSGQTDRVLLTFGVASLAGVWTSGMLIDRRLRALVLLSLVGFALAVLALGLAGTHAPAVYVAVAAWGVAFGGSPTLLQTASAEAAGPGADVAQSILATVWNVAIAGGGIVGGLLLDACGAGSLPWAALVLAIAALLLAGAARAHGFPAEPRHARRQ from the coding sequence ATGACGACGATGACAGCGCGGACCGCCGCGCATCCCGAGGCGGACAAGCTGCCGCTGGCCGCGCTGCTGGCGCTGGCGATGACCGGCTTCCTGGCCCTGCTGACCGAGACCCTGCCCGCCGGCATGTTGCTGCGCATCAGCGCGGGCATGGGCATATCGGAAACGCTGGCGGGCCAGTTCGTGACGCTGTACGCCATCGGCTCGGTGGCCGCCGCCGTGCCGCTGACGACAGCCACGCAGGGCTGGCGTCGCCGCCCGCTGCTGCTCGCGGCGCTGGCCGCGATCCTGATCTTCAACACGCTGACGGCGCTGACCGACAGCTACATCGCGGCCCTGGCCGCGCGTTTCCTGGCCGGCATGGCGGGCGGCCTGATCTGGGGCATGCTGGCCGGCTATGCGCGCCGGCTGGTGGCCGATCCGCTCAAGGGCCGCGCGCTGGCCATCGCCGGCGTGGGCGCGCCCATCGCCCTGTCGCTGGGCGTGCCGCTGGGCACGCTGCTGGGCGATGCGCTCGGCTGGCGCAGCGCGTTCGGCGCGATCTCGCTGCTGACGCTGGCGGTCATGGCCTGGATCCTGGCGAAGGTGCCCGATTTCGCGGGGCAGCCGGCCGGCAAACGGCAGGGCGTCGGCCTGGTGCTGCGCAGCCCCGGCCTGCGCCCGGTGCTGGCCGTGCTGGTGCTGTGGGTGCTGGCGCACAGCATTCTCTACACCTATGTCGCGCCCCTGCTCGGCCCGGCCGGCCTGTCGGGACAGACGGATCGGGTGCTGCTGACGTTCGGCGTGGCCTCGCTGGCCGGCGTGTGGACCAGCGGGATGCTGATCGACCGCCGGCTGCGCGCGCTGGTGCTGCTGAGCCTGGTCGGTTTCGCGCTGGCCGTGCTGGCGCTGGGACTTGCGGGCACGCATGCGCCAGCGGTGTATGTGGCGGTGGCGGCCTGGGGCGTGGCGTTCGGCGGTTCGCCGACCCTGCTGCAGACGGCCTCGGCCGAGGCGGCCGGCCCCGGTGCCGACGTGGCGCAATCGATCCTGGCCACCGTCTGGAACGTGGCCATCGCGGGCGGCGGCATCGTCGGCGGCCTGTTGCTGGACGCCTGCGGCGCCGGCTCCCTGCCCTGGGCCGCGCTGGTGCTGGCGATCGCCGCGCTGCTGCTGGCCGGCGCGGCGCGCGCTCATGGCTTTCCGGCGGAGCCGCGCCACGCCCGGCGTCAGTGA
- a CDS encoding ABC transporter substrate-binding protein, translated as MPRPSLSRTLALSLALAWAGAAQAAVLTIAQPADIRSINPGVNRDNTTDGVVLHMVEGLVGYREDGTVAPLLAQSVSMSDDGLTYTFTLREGVKFHNGATLSSADVLWNWQRYMDPRSDWRCRSDFDGRNGLKVTDVSAPDARTVVMKISHRSAVFLDSLARTDCGMTAIVHKDSVGADGNWDKPIGTGPYQFKEWKRGEYVLLTAFKDYAQPPGAGDKPDGYVGAKRALADEVRFLVVPDASSSKAGLVSGAIDASQITNTDVAELKGNPAVAVMTPHDATKHTLLFQTQDPVLKNVKLRQAIAAALDIPQVVAAASEGLGELNNSAVHTGSAYYKEAEKRAYRHDPARAQQLLKEAGYKGEPIVIYANKRAHVPSYQVAVMAQAMMQAVGINARIEVLEWATQLDRYNTGKYQISSFTFSSRIDPALSFEQFSGDKTAQPRKVWDDPQAQKLIDESFLESDPARRQALFDQLHALMLEQTPLLVLYNGADAWATGKRVQGFSVWEGKPRAWGTSIKP; from the coding sequence ATGCCTCGTCCTTCCCTTTCCCGAACGCTCGCGCTCAGCCTCGCCCTGGCCTGGGCGGGCGCCGCCCAGGCAGCCGTGCTGACCATCGCGCAGCCGGCCGACATCCGCTCCATCAATCCGGGCGTGAACCGCGACAACACCACCGACGGCGTGGTGCTGCACATGGTGGAGGGCCTGGTCGGCTATCGCGAGGATGGCACCGTGGCGCCGCTGCTGGCGCAATCGGTGAGCATGTCGGACGACGGGCTGACCTATACCTTCACGCTGCGCGAGGGGGTGAAGTTCCATAATGGCGCCACGCTGAGTTCCGCCGACGTGCTGTGGAACTGGCAGCGCTACATGGATCCCAGGAGCGACTGGCGTTGCCGCAGCGATTTCGACGGTCGCAACGGCCTGAAGGTGACCGACGTGTCCGCGCCCGACGCGCGCACCGTGGTCATGAAGATCAGCCACCGATCCGCCGTGTTCCTGGATTCGCTGGCGCGCACCGATTGCGGCATGACCGCCATCGTGCACAAGGATTCGGTGGGCGCCGATGGCAATTGGGACAAGCCCATCGGCACCGGCCCCTACCAGTTCAAGGAATGGAAGCGCGGCGAATACGTGCTGCTCACGGCCTTCAAGGATTATGCGCAGCCTCCCGGGGCCGGCGACAAGCCGGACGGCTACGTGGGCGCCAAGCGCGCGCTGGCCGACGAGGTCAGGTTCCTGGTGGTGCCGGACGCGTCCAGCTCCAAGGCGGGGCTGGTGTCCGGCGCCATCGACGCCAGCCAGATCACCAATACCGACGTGGCCGAACTCAAGGGCAATCCCGCCGTGGCCGTCATGACCCCGCACGACGCCACCAAGCACACGCTGCTGTTCCAGACGCAGGATCCGGTGCTCAAGAACGTCAAGCTGCGCCAGGCCATCGCCGCCGCGCTGGATATTCCGCAGGTCGTGGCGGCGGCGTCGGAAGGGCTGGGCGAGCTGAACAACTCCGCCGTCCACACCGGCTCGGCCTACTACAAGGAGGCCGAGAAGCGCGCCTACCGCCATGATCCGGCGCGGGCGCAGCAACTGCTGAAGGAAGCGGGCTACAAGGGCGAGCCCATCGTCATCTACGCCAACAAGCGCGCCCATGTGCCGAGCTACCAGGTCGCCGTGATGGCGCAGGCCATGATGCAGGCCGTGGGCATCAACGCCCGCATCGAAGTGCTGGAGTGGGCCACGCAGCTGGACCGCTACAACACCGGCAAGTACCAGATCAGCTCCTTCACGTTCTCCTCGCGCATCGATCCCGCGCTGAGCTTCGAACAGTTCTCCGGCGACAAGACGGCGCAGCCGCGCAAGGTCTGGGACGATCCGCAGGCGCAGAAGCTGATCGACGAGAGCTTCCTGGAATCCGATCCGGCCAGGCGTCAGGCCCTGTTCGACCAGCTGCATGCGCTGATGCTGGAGCAGACGCCGCTGCTGGTGCTCTACAACGGCGCCGATGCCTGGGCCACTGGCAAGCGCGTGCAAGGCTTCTCGGTCTGGGAGGGCAAGCCGCGCGCCTGGGGCACGTCGATCAAGCCTTGA
- a CDS encoding GntR family transcriptional regulator translates to MPKAAATQPGLVDRIAHDIQSGVYGAGAWLKQIDLQERYDCTRLEVRRALDQLTAKRLIAHIPNRGYHVYAMDPDVHGQIRDIRILLETGAAADLMPNVTSAKVRALRALAERFAKLLQDGTLLEQYEVNLAFHAALYDLCSNRELVALIQETRARGPAAPAKEWVTRARIEMSAREHFDMVDALEARDVKRLQKIIAAHVGQDIS, encoded by the coding sequence ATGCCGAAAGCGGCGGCGACGCAGCCGGGCCTGGTCGACCGTATCGCCCACGACATCCAGTCGGGCGTGTACGGGGCCGGCGCCTGGCTGAAACAGATCGATCTGCAGGAGCGCTACGATTGCACGCGCCTGGAAGTGCGCCGGGCGCTGGACCAGCTCACGGCCAAGCGCCTGATCGCGCACATCCCGAACCGGGGCTACCACGTGTACGCCATGGATCCGGACGTGCACGGGCAGATCCGCGACATCCGCATCCTGCTCGAGACCGGCGCGGCGGCCGACCTGATGCCCAACGTCACCAGCGCCAAGGTGCGCGCGCTGCGCGCGCTGGCCGAGCGCTTCGCCAAGTTGCTGCAGGACGGCACGCTGCTGGAACAGTACGAGGTCAACCTGGCCTTCCACGCGGCGCTGTACGACCTGTGCAGCAACCGCGAACTGGTCGCGCTGATCCAGGAAACCCGCGCGCGCGGGCCGGCGGCGCCGGCCAAGGAATGGGTGACGCGCGCGCGCATCGAGATGTCCGCGCGCGAACATTTCGACATGGTCGACGCGCTCGAGGCGCGCGACGTCAAGCGCCTGCAGAAGATCATCGCGGCGCACGTGGGCCAGGACATTTCCTGA
- a CDS encoding ABC transporter ATP-binding protein: MSALVSVSGLTLTVGAGGREIVSDVSFSVAPGEMVGIVGESGSGKTQAARAIMGLTPSPLKVAGGSILFEGVDVPRASAAALRGLRGARIGMVFQEPMTSLNPSMSIGRQLEEGLKLHRDRLGAAERRERVLDMLARVGIRDPKAAVQAWPHEFSGGMRQRMMLASVMLLEPALLIADEPTTALDAVVQRDVLELMVALTREHRTAVLMISHDLPMVARYTERMVVMQHGRVLEEGATAAILERPAHPYTRKLLDAMPRRQPARAVNREAPIVEVRNLVIDYAGRQRLFSRTGAKRALHGIDLQVRPREVVAVVGGSGSGKTTLGRAIAGLLAPSSGQILFRGAAVDRRAASWRDYRLNCQMVFQDPYSSLDPRMTIGELVGEGLRMLGGLSAQDKRRRVDEVLAEVGLGSEYAGRYPHELSGGQRQRVAIARAVVRRPAFVIADEPVSALDVTVRAQVLDLFADLQARHGFSCLFISHDLGVVEQVADRVVVMRDGAIVEQGARDEVFDRPCEDYTRKLLSAIPALESTPSGGVRLRWRLDEPAAARA; this comes from the coding sequence ATGAGCGCACTGGTATCGGTGTCGGGGCTGACCCTGACCGTGGGCGCCGGCGGGCGCGAGATCGTCAGCGACGTGTCCTTCTCGGTCGCGCCGGGCGAGATGGTCGGCATCGTCGGCGAGTCCGGCAGCGGCAAGACCCAGGCGGCGCGCGCCATCATGGGGCTGACGCCCTCGCCCCTCAAGGTGGCGGGCGGTTCGATCCTGTTCGAGGGCGTGGACGTGCCGCGCGCCAGCGCCGCCGCACTGCGCGGGCTGCGCGGGGCGCGCATCGGCATGGTGTTCCAGGAGCCGATGACTTCGCTCAACCCGTCCATGTCCATCGGTCGCCAGCTGGAGGAAGGTCTGAAGTTGCATCGTGACCGCCTGGGCGCGGCCGAGCGGCGCGAACGGGTGCTGGACATGCTGGCGCGCGTGGGCATACGCGATCCCAAGGCGGCGGTCCAGGCCTGGCCGCATGAATTCTCCGGCGGTATGCGCCAGCGCATGATGCTGGCCTCGGTGATGCTGCTGGAGCCTGCGCTGCTGATCGCCGATGAGCCGACGACGGCGCTGGATGCGGTGGTGCAGCGCGATGTGCTGGAACTGATGGTGGCGCTGACCCGCGAGCATCGCACGGCCGTGCTGATGATCAGCCACGACCTGCCCATGGTGGCGCGCTACACCGAACGCATGGTGGTGATGCAGCACGGGCGCGTGCTGGAGGAGGGCGCCACGGCCGCCATCCTGGAGCGGCCCGCCCATCCCTACACGCGCAAGCTGCTGGATGCGATGCCGCGCCGGCAGCCGGCGCGGGCGGTCAACCGGGAGGCGCCCATCGTCGAGGTCAGGAATCTGGTGATCGACTACGCCGGCCGCCAGCGCCTGTTCTCGCGCACCGGCGCCAAGCGCGCGTTGCATGGCATCGACCTGCAGGTGCGGCCGCGCGAGGTGGTGGCGGTGGTGGGCGGGTCCGGCTCGGGCAAGACCACGCTGGGCCGCGCCATCGCCGGGCTGCTGGCGCCGTCGTCCGGCCAGATCCTGTTTCGCGGGGCGGCGGTGGACCGGCGCGCCGCGAGCTGGCGCGACTACCGGCTCAATTGCCAGATGGTGTTCCAGGATCCGTATTCCTCGCTGGATCCGCGCATGACCATCGGCGAACTGGTGGGCGAAGGGCTGCGCATGCTGGGCGGCCTGTCCGCCCAGGACAAGCGCCGGCGCGTGGACGAGGTGCTGGCCGAGGTCGGCCTGGGCTCGGAATACGCCGGCCGCTATCCGCACGAGCTGTCGGGCGGCCAGCGCCAGCGCGTGGCGATCGCGCGGGCGGTGGTGCGGCGGCCGGCCTTCGTGATCGCGGACGAACCGGTGTCGGCGCTGGACGTGACGGTGCGGGCGCAGGTGCTGGACCTGTTCGCCGACCTGCAGGCGCGGCACGGCTTTTCCTGCCTGTTCATCAGCCACGACCTGGGCGTGGTGGAGCAGGTGGCCGATCGCGTGGTGGTCATGCGCGACGGCGCCATCGTCGAGCAGGGCGCGCGCGACGAGGTGTTCGACCGGCCGTGCGAGGACTACACCCGCAAGCTGCTGTCCGCGATCCCGGCGCTGGAGTCCACCCCGTCGGGCGGCGTGCGCCTGCGCTGGCGGCTGGACGAACCGGCGGCGGCCCGGGCCTGA
- a CDS encoding ABC transporter permease: MKKKIPANALIGGLIVGVMLVAAVMGELWTPHDPLKINFAARLKPPGGGFLLGTDEFGRDELSRLLAGASSSVWISLLTVSFAIVAGTLIGTLTGFVRGWTDRIIMAFNNALLAFPGLLLALGLLAVVGANKYGIILALGLAYTPSVTRIVRGTVLSLREKEFIESSRVLGNSELYTMWRHVLPNCIAPLTVLATSMFGWVILAESALSFLGLGVPPPAPTWGNMLAAARPFMAQASYLSIFPGLSIALALLGINLLGDAVRDRFDPRMRGVQ, from the coding sequence ATGAAAAAGAAGATTCCAGCCAACGCGCTGATCGGCGGCCTGATCGTCGGCGTGATGCTCGTGGCCGCCGTCATGGGGGAACTGTGGACGCCGCACGATCCGCTGAAGATCAATTTCGCCGCGCGGCTCAAGCCGCCCGGCGGCGGCTTCCTGCTCGGCACTGACGAGTTCGGGCGCGACGAGCTGTCGCGCCTCCTGGCGGGCGCCAGCAGCAGCGTCTGGATCAGCCTGCTGACGGTGAGCTTCGCCATCGTCGCCGGCACGCTGATCGGCACGCTGACCGGTTTCGTGCGCGGCTGGACCGACCGCATCATCATGGCCTTCAACAACGCCCTGCTGGCCTTTCCGGGCCTGCTGCTGGCGCTGGGACTGCTGGCGGTGGTGGGGGCCAACAAGTACGGCATCATCCTGGCGCTCGGCCTGGCGTACACGCCGTCGGTCACGCGCATCGTGCGCGGCACCGTGCTGTCCCTGCGCGAAAAGGAATTCATCGAATCCTCGCGCGTGCTGGGCAATTCCGAGCTGTACACGATGTGGCGCCACGTGCTGCCGAACTGCATCGCGCCGCTGACGGTGCTGGCCACGTCCATGTTCGGCTGGGTCATCCTGGCCGAGAGCGCGCTGTCCTTCCTGGGCCTGGGTGTGCCGCCGCCCGCGCCGACCTGGGGCAACATGCTGGCCGCCGCAAGGCCGTTCATGGCGCAGGCGTCCTACCTGTCCATCTTCCCGGGGCTGTCCATCGCGCTGGCGCTGCTGGGCATCAACCTGCTGGGCGACGCGGTGCGGGACCGTTTCGATCCGCGCATGAGGGGCGTGCAATGA
- a CDS encoding ABC transporter permease produces MLRFALSRILMAVPTLLIVAVAVFVMIRLIPGDPAQLLLGDLATPAALADLRARLGLDQTWAAQFGIWFSNMLHGDLGSSINTGQPVLSLVWDRFLVSGRVVVVAVILAALVAVPAGMIAAWKQNQAADLALVSTATLLVSIPTFWLGLLMLILFGLKLQWLPVVGYVSVGEDWKAGLLYLIMPIATLFLHEIGVLLRMARASTLEVLRLDYITHARAKGLPESAVLMRHAFRNAFGPTWTLIGLVLGNLLGGIAVVETVFTIPGLGRLLVDAIFARDYPVIQGCLLFVGVVYVVVNLLIDLCYPIFDPRVTAE; encoded by the coding sequence ATGCTGCGTTTTGCGCTGTCCCGGATCTTGATGGCCGTGCCCACGCTGCTGATCGTGGCGGTGGCGGTGTTCGTGATGATCCGCCTGATTCCCGGCGACCCCGCCCAGCTGCTGCTGGGCGACCTGGCCACGCCGGCCGCGCTGGCCGACCTGCGGGCGCGGCTGGGACTGGACCAGACCTGGGCCGCCCAGTTCGGCATCTGGTTCTCGAACATGCTGCACGGCGACCTGGGATCGTCGATCAATACCGGCCAGCCCGTGCTGTCGCTGGTATGGGACCGCTTCCTGGTCAGCGGCCGCGTGGTGGTGGTGGCCGTGATCCTGGCCGCGCTGGTGGCGGTGCCGGCCGGCATGATCGCCGCCTGGAAGCAGAACCAGGCAGCCGACCTGGCGCTGGTATCGACGGCCACGCTGCTGGTGTCCATTCCCACGTTCTGGCTCGGCCTGCTGATGCTGATCCTGTTCGGCCTCAAGCTGCAATGGCTGCCGGTGGTCGGCTATGTGTCCGTCGGCGAGGACTGGAAGGCGGGGCTGCTGTATCTGATCATGCCCATCGCCACGCTGTTCCTGCACGAGATCGGCGTGCTCCTGCGCATGGCGCGGGCCAGCACGCTGGAAGTGCTGCGGCTGGACTACATCACGCACGCGCGCGCCAAGGGCCTGCCGGAATCGGCGGTGCTGATGCGCCACGCGTTCCGCAACGCCTTTGGCCCGACCTGGACGCTGATCGGGCTGGTGCTGGGCAATCTGCTGGGCGGCATCGCCGTGGTGGAAACCGTGTTCACCATTCCCGGCCTGGGCCGGCTGCTGGTGGACGCGATCTTTGCCCGCGACTATCCGGTGATCCAGGGCTGCCTGCTGTTCGTGGGCGTGGTCTATGTGGTGGTGAACCTGCTGATCGACCTGTGCTATCCCATTTTCGACCCGAGAGTGACCGCCGAATGA
- a CDS encoding hydrolase: MQSSAATAVPSDHARARAIYDLGHSTIFAARSDPRFSYCMYVPPHIDSARHPVELVVVMHGTGRAFVEYRDAFAEFARWNDCIVLCPLFPVGVLGDGNRDGFKQLHEGGIRYDHVLQDMVAEVGEKFGRRFERFGLFGYSGGGQFVNRYALLHPETLWAVSIGAPGSVTLLDPEQDWWVGVRDAQARFGKAVDAEALRKVAVHMIVGKADLETWEITHREGGKFHMPGANSAGLTRPERLESLRRSFEAAGVHAVLDLVDNVPHDGLKCVPRVQDFLAATLRRLRNE; the protein is encoded by the coding sequence ATGCAGTCCAGCGCAGCTACCGCCGTTCCTTCCGACCATGCCCGCGCCCGGGCCATCTATGACCTGGGGCACAGCACCATCTTCGCGGCCCGCAGCGATCCGCGCTTCTCGTACTGCATGTACGTGCCGCCGCATATCGACAGCGCGCGCCATCCGGTGGAACTGGTGGTGGTCATGCACGGCACCGGCCGCGCCTTCGTCGAATACCGCGACGCCTTCGCCGAGTTCGCGCGCTGGAACGATTGCATCGTGCTATGCCCGCTGTTTCCGGTGGGCGTGCTGGGCGATGGCAACCGCGACGGCTTCAAGCAGCTGCATGAAGGCGGGATCCGCTACGACCACGTGCTGCAGGACATGGTGGCCGAGGTCGGCGAGAAGTTCGGCCGGCGCTTCGAGCGCTTCGGCCTGTTCGGCTATTCGGGCGGCGGCCAGTTCGTGAACCGCTACGCCCTGCTGCATCCCGAGACGCTGTGGGCCGTTTCCATCGGCGCGCCGGGCTCGGTCACGCTGCTGGATCCCGAACAGGATTGGTGGGTCGGCGTGCGCGATGCGCAGGCGCGCTTCGGCAAGGCTGTCGACGCCGAGGCGCTGCGCAAGGTGGCCGTGCACATGATCGTGGGCAAGGCCGACCTGGAGACCTGGGAGATCACGCATCGCGAAGGCGGCAAGTTCCACATGCCGGGCGCGAACTCGGCCGGGCTGACCCGTCCGGAACGGCTGGAGTCTCTGCGCCGCTCGTTCGAGGCGGCCGGCGTGCACGCGGTGCTGGACCTGGTGGACAACGTGCCGCACGACGGCCTGAAGTGCGTGCCGCGGGTGCAGGATTTCCTGGCTGCCACGCTGCGCCGGCTGCGCAATGAATAA
- a CDS encoding Lrp/AsnC family transcriptional regulator translates to MDTLDQQLLSLLRADARSTVATLAKKLGVSRGTVNNRITRLEDAGIIVGYTVRLRPESEPNRIGAWMSIAVDGNETRRVVSLLLGDPAVVGLHDTNGRWDLLAELSVANIEEMSQALDRVRLIKAISATETSIHLKSYKLD, encoded by the coding sequence ATGGACACACTGGATCAACAATTGCTCAGCCTGTTGCGCGCCGACGCCCGCAGCACGGTGGCCACCCTGGCCAAGAAACTGGGCGTCTCGCGCGGCACGGTGAACAACCGCATCACGCGCCTGGAAGACGCCGGCATCATCGTGGGCTATACGGTGCGGCTGCGGCCGGAATCCGAGCCCAACCGCATCGGCGCCTGGATGAGCATCGCCGTGGACGGCAACGAAACCCGCCGCGTCGTCAGCCTGCTGCTGGGCGACCCCGCCGTGGTGGGCCTGCATGACACCAATGGCCGCTGGGACCTGCTGGCCGAGCTGAGCGTGGCCAATATCGAGGAAATGTCCCAGGCGCTGGACCGCGTCCGGCTCATCAAGGCGATCTCCGCCACCGAGACCAGCATCCACCTCAAGAGCTACAAGCTCGACTGA